One Lacunisphaera limnophila DNA window includes the following coding sequences:
- a CDS encoding DUF3568 family protein, which produces MHNQTHPARKFPSLRLLAALLALAVWPALSGCVVIAAGAVGAGAVAFVRGELATNVEHDLDAVYRAAQTVLARQEFARIEERKSGQDAQLVYRTALDKRVEIKLEKVTARLTRVGIRVGLVGDQVLSLTLLDQIRAELE; this is translated from the coding sequence ATGCATAACCAAACCCACCCTGCCCGGAAGTTCCCGTCCCTGCGCCTGCTGGCCGCCTTGCTGGCGTTGGCCGTCTGGCCCGCGCTCAGCGGTTGCGTGGTCATCGCGGCCGGTGCCGTCGGGGCTGGGGCTGTGGCCTTCGTGCGGGGTGAGCTGGCCACCAACGTGGAGCACGACCTCGATGCCGTGTACCGCGCGGCGCAGACGGTGCTGGCCCGGCAGGAATTCGCCAGGATCGAGGAGCGGAAGAGCGGTCAGGATGCCCAGTTGGTGTACCGCACCGCGCTCGACAAGCGGGTCGAGATCAAACTGGAGAAAGTCACGGCCCGCCTCACCCGGGTAGGGATCCGGGTCGGTCTGGTGGGGGATCAGGTCCTGTCCTTGACCCTGCTCGACCAGATCCGGGCTGAGCTGGAGTGA